A window from Streptomyces sp. NBC_00271 encodes these proteins:
- a CDS encoding response regulator — MIRVLVAEDQSAVRAGLVLILRSAPDIEVVGEAADGEQAVALARELRPDLVLMDVQMPRLDGVSATRQVVAEQLADVLVLTTFDLDEYVFGALRAGASGFLLKNTEARDLLVAVRTVASGEGLIAPAVTRRLIAEFAAKPVREPSADPAVLDALTRREREVLSCLGEGLSNAEIAGRLDMAEATVKTHVSRLLGKLELRSRVQAAVLAQELGV, encoded by the coding sequence ATGATCCGCGTGCTCGTCGCCGAGGACCAGTCCGCCGTACGGGCCGGGCTCGTCCTCATCCTGCGCAGCGCGCCCGACATCGAGGTGGTCGGCGAGGCCGCGGACGGCGAGCAGGCGGTCGCGCTCGCCCGCGAACTCCGCCCGGACCTGGTCCTGATGGATGTGCAGATGCCCCGGCTCGACGGGGTGTCCGCCACCCGTCAGGTCGTCGCCGAGCAGCTCGCCGACGTGCTCGTACTCACCACCTTCGACCTCGACGAGTACGTCTTCGGGGCGCTGCGCGCGGGCGCCTCCGGATTTCTGCTGAAGAACACGGAGGCGAGGGACCTGCTGGTGGCGGTGCGGACGGTGGCGAGCGGCGAGGGGCTGATCGCTCCGGCCGTGACGCGTCGGCTGATCGCCGAGTTCGCCGCGAAGCCGGTACGGGAGCCGAGCGCCGACCCGGCCGTGCTCGACGCGCTGACGCGCCGGGAGCGGGAAGTGCTGTCCTGCCTGGGTGAGGGGCTCTCCAACGCGGAGATCGCGGGCCGGCTGGACATGGCGGAGGCGACGGTGAAGACCCACGTCAGCCGTCTGCTGGGGAAGCTGGAGCTGCGGAGCAGAGTCCAAGCGGCGGTGCTGGCGCAGGAGTTGGGAGTCTGA
- a CDS encoding sensor histidine kinase, translating into MAGRLPRPHRDDVGIAVGGLLGGLFLWSVGLYSRRPDDPMSRADQGWAVLVPLAVMACCELLRRTRPRTALLVGTLALVADLLTRGSLATVVMFTDLVYAAVLYGSPGAARRIPWITGLITVIATVWPVAAWHKPEGLLIGAFTGLVTFTPAATGWIVRNHRDTAVAERLRAEQTTLLAEMDRAHAVTAERARMARELHDMVANHLSAIAIHSTAALSIDDPSTSKDALTVIRENSVEGLAEMRRLIGILRDGSGEREPSAAPTLDGLGALVAGARTNGLDVTLTTEHGKVPAPVELAAYRIVQESLTNALKHAPEGRVTVTLTQRDGSLAIAVTSAYGGPSGPRAPGSGAGLVGMRERADLLGGSFEAGPEPSPDSGNVKNGKGGKDGKDGAIWAVRATLPLVQGEPE; encoded by the coding sequence ATGGCCGGGCGGCTGCCCCGCCCCCACCGTGACGACGTGGGCATCGCGGTCGGCGGACTGCTCGGCGGGCTCTTCCTGTGGAGCGTCGGTCTCTACAGCCGCAGGCCGGACGATCCGATGTCCCGTGCGGACCAGGGCTGGGCGGTTCTGGTGCCGCTGGCCGTGATGGCCTGCTGCGAACTGCTGCGCCGGACACGGCCGCGCACCGCCCTGCTCGTGGGCACCCTCGCGCTCGTCGCCGACCTGCTGACCCGCGGCAGCCTGGCCACCGTCGTGATGTTCACGGACCTGGTCTACGCGGCCGTCCTGTACGGCTCCCCCGGCGCGGCCCGCCGCATCCCCTGGATCACCGGGCTGATCACGGTGATCGCGACCGTGTGGCCGGTCGCGGCCTGGCACAAGCCGGAGGGGCTGCTGATCGGCGCGTTCACCGGTCTGGTGACGTTCACCCCCGCCGCCACCGGCTGGATCGTCCGCAACCACCGCGACACCGCCGTCGCCGAACGGCTGCGCGCCGAACAGACGACCCTGCTCGCCGAGATGGACCGCGCCCACGCCGTCACCGCCGAACGAGCCCGGATGGCACGGGAGTTGCACGACATGGTGGCCAACCATCTCTCCGCGATCGCGATCCACTCCACGGCCGCGCTCTCCATCGACGACCCGAGCACGTCCAAGGACGCGCTCACCGTCATCCGGGAGAACAGCGTCGAGGGGCTCGCCGAGATGCGCCGGCTGATCGGGATCCTGCGCGACGGGTCCGGCGAGCGCGAGCCGTCCGCCGCCCCCACCCTCGACGGCCTCGGCGCCCTGGTGGCCGGCGCCCGCACCAACGGACTCGACGTCACCCTCACCACCGAGCACGGCAAGGTGCCCGCCCCGGTCGAACTCGCCGCCTACCGCATCGTCCAGGAGTCGCTGACCAACGCCCTCAAGCACGCGCCCGAGGGCCGTGTCACGGTGACGCTCACCCAGCGGGACGGCTCGCTCGCCATCGCGGTGACCAGTGCGTACGGCGGTCCGAGCGGCCCCCGCGCCCCCGGTTCCGGCGCCGGTCTGGTGGGGATGCGGGAGCGGGCCGACCTGCTGGGCGGCAGCTTCGAGGCGGGGCCCGAGCCCTCCCCCGACAGCGGGAACGTCAAGAACGGCAAGGGTGGAAAGGACGGCAAGGACGGCGCGATCTGGGCCGTACGCGCCACTCTGCCCCTCGTCCAAGGAGAACCCGAATGA
- a CDS encoding cob(I)yrinic acid a,c-diamide adenosyltransferase, translating to MVNLTRIYTRTGDQGTTALGDMSRVAKTDPRISAYADANEANAVLGTAIALGGLDEEVVAVLTRVQNDLFDVGADLSTPVVEDPKFPPLRVEQFYIDKLEADCDRFNDELEKLRSFILPGGTPGAALLHQACTVVRRAERSTWAALEVHGDVMNPLTATYLNRLSDLLFILARTANKETGDVLWVPGGER from the coding sequence ATGGTCAATCTGACGCGCATCTACACCAGGACCGGCGACCAGGGCACCACCGCTCTCGGGGACATGAGCCGGGTCGCCAAGACCGATCCCCGGATCTCGGCCTACGCGGACGCCAACGAGGCGAACGCGGTCCTCGGGACGGCGATCGCACTGGGCGGCCTCGACGAGGAGGTCGTCGCGGTCCTTACCCGGGTGCAGAACGACCTCTTCGACGTCGGCGCGGACCTGTCGACCCCGGTGGTCGAGGACCCGAAGTTCCCACCGCTGCGTGTCGAGCAGTTCTACATCGACAAGCTGGAGGCGGACTGCGACCGCTTCAACGACGAGCTGGAGAAGCTGCGCTCCTTCATCCTGCCCGGCGGCACCCCGGGCGCGGCACTGCTGCACCAGGCGTGCACGGTCGTACGCCGCGCCGAGCGGTCGACCTGGGCGGCGCTGGAGGTCCACGGCGACGTCATGAACCCGCTGACCGCCACCTATCTGAACCGGCTCTCCGACCTGCTGTTCATCCTGGCCCGCACCGCGAACAAGGAGACCGGGGACGTGCTGTGGGTCCCGGGCGGCGAACGCTAG
- a CDS encoding RNA-guided endonuclease InsQ/TnpB family protein — MLVGRKYRLTFTPGQVEMAEEFGNICRAVWNTGLEQRREYRRRGAWVGYVQQTREMAEAKVEQSWLKAAPSQVLQQTLRDLDKACRTHGAFRVRWKSKQRWQPSFRFPTPERFAVERLGRKRARVRLPKFGWVTFRWSRPLGGAVKSATVSRDGKYWYISFLVETGTSGPAVSLERGRVGVDRGVVTLAATSDGRFFDRRFITPGEAERYRRLQQQLARTQKGSKRRKACQAKLRVIMRRVRDRRQDLHAQAACEVVDGNALVVFERLNITGMTATARGSVEEPGIRIRQKSGLNHAILDKGWHSFALAVRNRARRTGATVRTVNPAHTSTTCPACGYVHPDNRKSQARFVCTACGRKEHADTVGAKNTLARGHAGHRAWRPRRQPVREAPTSVNPQGSSAPNP, encoded by the coding sequence ATGCTGGTGGGCAGAAAGTACCGCCTCACGTTCACGCCGGGGCAGGTCGAGATGGCGGAGGAGTTCGGCAATATCTGCCGGGCGGTATGGAATACCGGGCTCGAGCAGCGCCGCGAGTACCGACGCCGAGGTGCGTGGGTCGGCTATGTGCAGCAGACCCGTGAGATGGCTGAGGCCAAAGTCGAGCAGTCGTGGCTGAAGGCTGCGCCTTCCCAAGTTCTCCAGCAAACCCTTCGGGACCTGGACAAGGCATGCCGCACGCATGGTGCGTTCCGTGTGCGGTGGAAGTCGAAGCAGCGATGGCAACCCTCGTTCCGATTCCCCACCCCGGAACGTTTCGCGGTCGAGCGGCTAGGGCGCAAACGAGCTCGCGTACGTCTGCCGAAGTTCGGATGGGTGACCTTCCGCTGGTCGCGTCCGCTGGGTGGCGCGGTGAAATCGGCCACAGTGTCCCGTGACGGCAAGTACTGGTACATCAGCTTCCTGGTGGAGACCGGTACGAGCGGGCCCGCGGTGTCGCTGGAGCGCGGCCGGGTCGGCGTCGACAGGGGCGTCGTCACCCTGGCTGCCACCAGCGATGGCCGGTTCTTCGACCGTCGCTTCATCACCCCTGGTGAGGCCGAGAGGTATCGGCGGCTTCAGCAGCAGCTTGCTCGTACGCAGAAAGGGTCCAAGCGGCGGAAAGCATGCCAGGCAAAGTTGAGGGTCATTATGAGGAGGGTCCGGGACCGTCGTCAGGACCTCCATGCCCAGGCAGCGTGTGAGGTCGTGGACGGCAACGCTCTCGTGGTCTTCGAGAGGCTCAACATCACGGGCATGACCGCCACTGCCAGGGGATCCGTGGAGGAGCCCGGTATCAGGATTCGGCAGAAGTCCGGACTCAACCACGCCATTCTGGACAAAGGGTGGCATTCCTTCGCGTTGGCGGTTCGCAACCGTGCCCGACGTACCGGTGCCACGGTGCGCACGGTGAATCCTGCTCATACGTCAACGACGTGCCCTGCTTGTGGGTATGTGCATCCGGACAATCGCAAGAGTCAAGCGAGGTTCGTGTGCACCGCCTGCGGTCGCAAGGAGCACGCAGACACAGTCGGCGCGAAGAACACACTGGCCCGCGGGCATGCGGGTCACAGGGCGTGGAGACCTCGGCGTCAGCCGGTCCGTGAAGCGCCAACCAGCGTGAACCCGCAAGGAAGTAGCGCTCCGAACCCCTGA
- a CDS encoding 3-hydroxyacyl-CoA dehydrogenase family protein produces MAGKLAVIGAGLMGSGIAQVSAQAGWDVVLRDVTDEALTRGIDGIKASYDKFVSKGRLEAHDAEAALGRITATTDLDAAADADIVVEAVFEKLEVKHDIFRALDKIVRDDTVLASNTSAIPITKIAAATERPERVVGVHFFSPVPMMQLCELVRGYKTSDETLATAREFAESVGKTCIVVNRDVAGFVTTRLISALVVEATKLYESGVATAEDIDLACKLGFGHAMGPLATADLTGVDILLHATGNIYTETQDEKFAPPELMRRMVDAGDIGRKSGQGFYKH; encoded by the coding sequence GTGGCAGGGAAGCTCGCCGTCATCGGAGCCGGACTCATGGGGTCCGGTATCGCTCAGGTGTCCGCGCAGGCGGGCTGGGACGTCGTTCTGCGCGATGTCACCGACGAGGCGCTCACGCGCGGCATCGACGGCATCAAGGCCTCGTACGACAAGTTCGTGAGCAAGGGCAGGCTGGAGGCGCACGACGCCGAGGCCGCGCTCGGCCGGATCACCGCGACCACCGATCTCGACGCCGCCGCGGACGCGGACATCGTCGTCGAGGCCGTCTTCGAGAAGCTCGAGGTCAAGCACGACATCTTCCGCGCGCTCGACAAGATCGTGCGGGACGACACCGTGCTCGCCTCGAACACCTCCGCCATCCCGATCACCAAGATCGCCGCGGCCACCGAGCGCCCGGAGCGGGTCGTCGGCGTCCACTTCTTCTCGCCCGTGCCGATGATGCAGCTGTGCGAACTGGTGCGCGGATACAAGACGAGCGACGAAACCCTCGCCACTGCACGGGAGTTCGCCGAGTCCGTCGGCAAGACCTGCATCGTCGTCAACCGCGACGTGGCCGGCTTCGTGACGACCCGGCTCATCTCCGCGCTCGTCGTCGAGGCCACCAAGCTGTACGAGTCCGGCGTGGCCACCGCCGAGGACATCGACCTCGCCTGCAAACTGGGCTTCGGCCACGCCATGGGCCCGCTCGCCACGGCGGACCTCACGGGCGTCGACATCCTCCTGCACGCCACGGGCAACATCTACACCGAGACCCAGGACGAGAAGTTCGCCCCGCCGGAGCTGATGCGCCGGATGGTTGACGCCGGTGACATCGGGCGCAAGAGCGGGCAGGGCTTCTACAAGCACTGA